The following proteins are co-located in the Candidatus Deferrimicrobiaceae bacterium genome:
- a CDS encoding tyrosine-type recombinase/integrase: MSSVFKRVSKSGKTSWYVSITYQGQRYKVVGGDTKGQALARLRELEGRIERNKKLRDRKVPFDLLADEYLAWAATNLAPRTCREREIIIRVHLKPFFTGLANEIVVRDVEFYKTNRLAKGIAAETMNNELKTLSGIFKYGIENEYLDSMPKIRRLSVPRKSPVYLNEAEIAAVLAAATPAVRMRLQVLFFTGLRKAELAHLHIEDVDLEGRLLHVRARNGWTPKNKKDRSIPLNQPAYEALEVVVKKRLGAQDGNTLLFPGHRPGKHLSDIRGGLNAACERSGVKRVKIHNTRSTFGTLMAAYGADVVSITSAMGHADLRSSMPYLGVVEARTRVAIEALGAIKVPAMPEHRISPAVPKLSHSEKKTKKGNPA, from the coding sequence ATGAGCAGCGTTTTCAAACGAGTATCAAAAAGCGGGAAGACCTCTTGGTACGTCAGCATCACTTACCAGGGGCAGCGCTACAAGGTGGTCGGCGGAGACACAAAGGGGCAAGCACTTGCGAGGCTCCGTGAGTTGGAGGGACGAATCGAACGCAACAAAAAACTCAGGGATCGGAAGGTTCCATTTGACCTCCTTGCCGACGAATACCTCGCGTGGGCGGCGACTAATCTTGCGCCCCGAACATGCCGCGAACGAGAAATAATCATTCGTGTCCACCTCAAGCCGTTTTTTACGGGGCTGGCGAATGAGATCGTGGTGCGGGATGTGGAATTTTACAAAACGAATCGATTAGCGAAAGGAATCGCGGCCGAGACAATGAACAACGAATTGAAAACCCTCAGTGGGATTTTCAAATATGGCATCGAAAACGAGTACCTTGATTCGATGCCCAAAATTCGGCGCCTTAGCGTTCCGAGAAAAAGTCCGGTGTATTTAAACGAAGCAGAGATCGCCGCCGTCCTGGCGGCAGCAACGCCGGCGGTCAGGATGCGTTTGCAGGTATTGTTTTTCACGGGTCTCCGGAAGGCGGAGCTTGCGCATTTGCATATCGAGGATGTCGACCTTGAAGGGCGCTTACTTCACGTCCGCGCAAGAAATGGATGGACTCCGAAGAATAAAAAAGACCGGTCCATCCCCCTCAATCAACCAGCATACGAGGCGCTGGAGGTTGTCGTGAAAAAACGTCTTGGCGCCCAAGATGGCAACACGCTTCTTTTCCCGGGGCATCGCCCGGGGAAACATCTTTCCGACATTCGTGGCGGACTCAACGCCGCGTGCGAACGTTCCGGCGTGAAGCGAGTCAAAATTCATAACACCCGGAGCACGTTCGGCACGCTCATGGCGGCCTACGGCGCCGATGTCGTCTCCATCACATCCGCCATGGGGCATGCTGATTTACGGTCATCGATGCCGTACCTTGGTGTCGTTGAGGCGCGGACCCGAGTCGCCATCGAAGCGCTGGGAGCGATCAAGGTTCCGGCGATGCCGGAGCATCGAATTTCGCCCGCTGTCCCAAAACTGTCCCATTCCGAAAAAAAGACGAAAAAGGGGAACCCGGCATGA
- a CDS encoding prepilin-type N-terminal cleavage/methylation domain-containing protein: MKRNRPWMALGRSNGRGFSLIEIMIALSIMGILLIAVSISFQGWMAKHRVAAETGEVFADIIDARARAMQKGRATFVVLTGNGCTTFEDTDPAPDGNLTLDPGADHRVVTRTFHFPVIAKLTGGTTFTAFGFNRNGFASISGVVHLHSTLHPDVDCISIGPTRVKLGRYDDATNTCIEQ; the protein is encoded by the coding sequence ATGAAGCGGAATCGCCCCTGGATGGCGCTCGGCCGATCGAACGGACGCGGGTTTTCCCTGATCGAGATCATGATCGCGTTGTCGATCATGGGCATTCTCCTCATCGCGGTTTCCATTTCGTTCCAGGGCTGGATGGCGAAACACAGGGTGGCGGCCGAGACCGGGGAGGTATTTGCCGATATCATCGATGCACGCGCCCGGGCCATGCAGAAAGGTCGCGCCACGTTCGTCGTGTTGACCGGGAACGGCTGCACGACCTTTGAGGATACCGATCCTGCTCCGGACGGCAATCTGACGCTCGATCCGGGGGCAGACCACCGGGTTGTTACGCGGACGTTCCACTTTCCGGTCATTGCGAAGCTCACAGGTGGCACAACGTTCACGGCATTCGGCTTCAATCGCAACGGATTCGCATCGATCAGCGGGGTGGTCCACCTGCACTCCACGCTTCACCCCGACGTCGACTGCATCTCGATCGGCCCGACTCGGGTCAAACTGGGAAGGTATGATGACGCGACCAATACTTGCATCGAACAGTAA
- a CDS encoding response regulator transcription factor, whose protein sequence is MIKVYLVDDHELVRSGIERLLADTRDIRVRATASNAAEARRRFAMATFPFDVVLLDISLPDANGLDLIQPLRARGAGAPPVLVLSIHPGDQYALRALRKGAAGYFAKDGSAAGLAGAIRTVASGGRYLTPEIAELVAAEVASRGSRTGLPGLSDREFEVLRRIALGQRSKDIAAALSLNAKTVATFKARICRKTGLVGTADIVRYAMEQGLELGTL, encoded by the coding sequence ATGATCAAGGTTTACCTGGTCGACGATCACGAACTGGTTCGGTCAGGGATCGAGCGGCTGCTGGCCGACACGCGCGACATCCGGGTTCGGGCGACCGCGTCGAACGCCGCGGAGGCCCGTCGCCGTTTCGCCATGGCGACGTTCCCGTTCGACGTCGTCCTTCTCGACATTTCCTTGCCCGATGCGAACGGCCTCGACCTGATCCAGCCGCTTCGCGCGCGCGGCGCAGGCGCGCCGCCCGTGCTCGTGCTGAGCATCCATCCCGGGGATCAATACGCATTGCGGGCGTTGCGGAAAGGCGCCGCCGGCTATTTCGCCAAGGACGGATCCGCGGCCGGCTTGGCCGGTGCGATCCGGACCGTGGCTTCCGGCGGGCGATACCTGACGCCGGAAATCGCCGAGCTGGTGGCGGCCGAGGTGGCGTCCAGGGGCAGCCGGACCGGGTTGCCCGGGCTGTCCGACCGCGAGTTCGAGGTGCTTCGGCGGATCGCCCTGGGACAACGGTCGAAGGATATCGCCGCCGCCCTATCGCTCAACGCCAAGACCGTCGCGACTTTCAAGGCGCGCATCTGCCGGAAAACCGGCCTGGTCGGCACGGCGGACATCGTGCGGTACGCGATGGAGCAGGGGCTGGAGCTCGGGACGCTGTGA
- a CDS encoding prolipoprotein diacylglyceryl transferase family protein — MRIFLPVRMNVYYRVMVPYISQPSWHVAGPLTIHAFGLIVAVAVLLGSHIAMRRCQAKGLSPDLCADLAFFTVVSGFVVAHLYSVLAYFPRQLLTDPLLILRIWEDISSFGGIVGGVFGIWLFLRLKGKSLTFAVRMAYADAIAWAFPFAWAVGRLACTTAHDHPGSVTTFPLAISLKTEAARGFIAGMYKEAGRLAELPPWDRLASMGFHDLGWYEFLYTLLVICPMFLLLDRRPRPEGFFPLLFLLLYIPVRFSFDFLRIADVRYHGLTPGQWAALAAMPVVVWAMVRVVGAARRTSSVPPPE, encoded by the coding sequence TTGCGTATTTTTCTGCCCGTTCGGATGAATGTATACTACCGCGTCATGGTCCCCTATATATCCCAACCTTCGTGGCATGTCGCCGGCCCCCTCACCATCCACGCGTTCGGTCTTATCGTCGCCGTCGCCGTCCTTCTCGGCTCGCATATCGCCATGCGCCGATGCCAGGCCAAGGGGCTTTCCCCCGACCTTTGCGCCGACCTCGCGTTCTTCACGGTCGTCTCCGGGTTCGTGGTCGCCCACCTCTATTCGGTGCTGGCCTATTTCCCGCGCCAGCTCCTGACCGATCCGCTGCTGATCCTGCGGATATGGGAAGACATCAGCTCGTTCGGCGGCATCGTCGGAGGCGTCTTCGGGATCTGGTTGTTCCTGCGGCTAAAAGGCAAGTCACTCACCTTCGCCGTGCGGATGGCCTACGCCGACGCCATCGCCTGGGCGTTCCCCTTCGCCTGGGCCGTCGGCCGGCTCGCCTGTACGACAGCCCACGATCACCCGGGATCGGTGACCACGTTCCCGCTCGCGATCTCGCTCAAGACAGAGGCGGCGCGCGGCTTCATCGCGGGGATGTACAAGGAGGCCGGCCGGCTGGCGGAGCTTCCCCCGTGGGACCGGCTCGCCTCGATGGGATTCCACGACCTCGGCTGGTACGAATTTCTCTACACGCTGCTCGTGATCTGCCCGATGTTCCTGCTGCTCGACCGGCGGCCCCGTCCGGAGGGCTTTTTCCCGCTGCTCTTCCTGCTGCTCTATATCCCTGTCCGCTTCTCCTTCGATTTCCTGCGAATCGCCGACGTGCGGTATCACGGGCTGACGCCCGGGCAGTGGGCGGCGCTAGCGGCCATGCCGGTCGTGGTCTGGGCGATGGTCCGTGTCGTCGGGGCCGCTCGCAGGACGTCCTCCGTCCCCCCCCCCGAATGA
- a CDS encoding response regulator, producing the protein MDNDQIGERLGRLDVPETILVVEDSETVRGLVCEILTRAGYGILSADGPEEALSTCEVCGHAIDLLVTDIMMPGMTGLELSSRLSERFPRMRVLFISGYTGETVLEEGMLDERSAFLQKPFSPDALVSAVRSVLDE; encoded by the coding sequence ATGGACAACGATCAGATCGGGGAACGGTTGGGCCGGCTCGATGTGCCGGAGACGATCCTGGTCGTCGAGGATTCCGAGACGGTCAGGGGACTGGTCTGCGAGATCCTGACGCGGGCGGGCTACGGGATCCTGAGCGCCGACGGCCCCGAGGAGGCGCTGTCGACGTGCGAGGTTTGCGGGCATGCGATCGACCTGCTGGTGACCGACATCATGATGCCCGGGATGACCGGTCTCGAGCTCTCCTCGCGCCTGTCGGAGCGCTTCCCGAGGATGCGGGTGCTCTTCATCTCGGGTTATACCGGGGAGACGGTCCTCGAAGAGGGAATGCTCGACGAACGCAGCGCCTTCCTCCAGAAGCCCTTTTCACCCGACGCGCTTGTGAGCGCCGTCCGGTCGGTGCTCGACGAGTGA
- a CDS encoding response regulator transcription factor — MLKICIADDHAIVRRGLKQILSETSDLVVSGEAATGQELLRQVAKNDFDVVLLDISMPGRNGLEILKELRAEKPRLPVLILSVYPEEQYAVRALKTGAAGYLTKESAPEELIAAIRRISLGKKYVTSSLAEKLASYLEADLEKPPHEAMSNREFGIMCRIGAGKSVTEIANELMLSVKTVSTYRSRILKKLGLKNNAEIMKYTIRNGLAE; from the coding sequence ATGCTGAAGATTTGCATCGCGGACGATCACGCCATCGTGCGGCGGGGGCTCAAGCAGATTCTGTCCGAGACGTCCGACCTCGTCGTCTCGGGCGAGGCGGCTACGGGGCAGGAGCTGCTCCGGCAGGTGGCCAAGAACGACTTTGACGTGGTGCTGCTCGACATCTCGATGCCGGGGCGAAACGGGCTCGAAATATTGAAGGAGCTGCGCGCGGAGAAGCCGCGGCTTCCGGTGCTGATCCTGAGCGTCTATCCCGAGGAGCAGTACGCCGTCCGCGCGCTCAAGACCGGCGCGGCGGGCTACCTGACCAAGGAGAGCGCCCCCGAGGAGCTGATCGCCGCCATCCGCCGCATCTCTTTGGGGAAGAAGTACGTGACCTCGTCGCTCGCCGAGAAGCTGGCCTCCTACCTCGAGGCCGATCTCGAGAAGCCGCCCCACGAAGCGATGTCGAACCGGGAGTTCGGGATCATGTGCCGGATCGGCGCGGGCAAGTCTGTGACCGAGATCGCCAACGAGCTGATGCTGAGCGTCAAGACGGTCAGCACTTATCGCAGCCGGATCCTCAAGAAGCTTGGACTGAAGAACAACGCCGAGATCATGAAATACACCATCCGGAACGGGCTGGCCGAATAG
- a CDS encoding EAL domain-containing protein has translation MGAALFATAVLMALCARLILPSTGNFLYFLLASILVVGGAGYAILRFIDLLILQRLGRLESAVRAIGKLGEISARVTMPGTDELSSLATSVNGMLDALASTQKQLRSQEMLKKSEARYRGLIDNLPEGIFLFRDGKCIFTNPAGAGLLGEIDPSVVVGRKLADVVPASEHQVLTELIRQAMAGEKLPRLEAKLLRPEGEVPVDMSIGMVTFENKPAIQMAAHDLSRLKEAENRLDYLAYHDSLTGLPNMLLLNDMLTREMARAKRADAMVALLHFDINRFKEINDTLGFTVGDHVLQGIARLVGSALRESDAVARMTGDKFVLLLPGIKDAADIEETCRRLLELFQTPLRVDGHEIYITPCIGITLYPSDGETGDTLFKHAEIAMDRAKSQGTGYQFFSAEMVERVAERKAVEFDLRKAIERNEFVLFYQPEINLATGELVGAEALLRWRHPERGLVPPMSFIPLAEETGLIVPISEWVLHEAARRNKAWQDAGFPPIRVAVNISARSFERPDFVDTVTAALSESGLPHQYFEAEVTESMAMKDFDTTIAILGRLHALGVPIAIDDFGTGHSSLAYLKKFPAHMLKVDRSFVKDMTPDSDDAAIAQAIIAMAHSLKMCAIAEGVETLEQLELLRGFGCDEIQGFFFSKPLPEDEFERFMVEQPQHRKFDFSRPA, from the coding sequence GTGGGCGCCGCGCTGTTCGCGACGGCAGTCCTGATGGCCCTTTGCGCCAGGCTCATCCTTCCCTCCACCGGAAATTTCCTGTACTTCCTGCTGGCCTCCATCCTCGTCGTGGGGGGCGCGGGCTACGCCATCCTCCGGTTCATCGACCTGCTCATCCTCCAGCGGCTGGGCCGCCTCGAATCCGCCGTCCGCGCCATCGGGAAGCTTGGCGAGATCTCGGCGCGCGTCACAATGCCCGGCACCGACGAGCTGTCGAGCCTGGCCACCTCGGTCAACGGCATGCTCGACGCCCTCGCTTCGACCCAGAAGCAGCTGCGCTCGCAGGAGATGCTCAAGAAGAGCGAGGCGCGCTACCGCGGGCTCATCGACAACCTTCCCGAGGGGATCTTCCTGTTCCGCGACGGCAAATGCATCTTCACCAACCCGGCGGGCGCCGGGCTCCTCGGCGAGATCGACCCGTCGGTCGTGGTCGGAAGGAAGCTGGCCGACGTCGTCCCCGCGTCCGAACACCAGGTGCTTACCGAGTTGATCCGGCAGGCGATGGCCGGCGAGAAGCTGCCCCGCCTCGAAGCCAAGCTGCTAAGGCCCGAGGGCGAGGTGCCGGTCGACATGTCGATCGGCATGGTGACCTTCGAGAACAAGCCGGCCATCCAGATGGCGGCGCACGACCTGTCCCGGCTCAAGGAGGCCGAGAACCGGCTCGACTACCTGGCGTACCACGACTCCTTGACCGGACTCCCCAACATGCTCCTGCTGAACGACATGCTGACGCGGGAGATGGCGCGGGCCAAGCGAGCCGATGCGATGGTCGCCCTCCTGCACTTCGACATCAACCGGTTCAAGGAAATCAACGACACCCTCGGCTTCACCGTGGGCGACCACGTGCTGCAGGGAATCGCCCGCCTCGTCGGAAGCGCCCTGCGGGAAAGCGACGCTGTCGCCCGGATGACCGGCGACAAGTTCGTCCTCCTCCTGCCCGGCATCAAGGACGCAGCCGACATCGAGGAGACCTGCCGCCGCCTGCTCGAGCTGTTCCAGACCCCGCTGCGGGTCGACGGCCACGAGATCTACATCACCCCATGCATCGGGATCACCCTCTACCCCTCCGACGGCGAGACGGGCGACACGCTGTTCAAGCACGCCGAGATCGCGATGGACCGCGCCAAGTCCCAGGGAACCGGCTACCAGTTCTTCTCCGCCGAGATGGTCGAGCGGGTGGCCGAGCGCAAGGCCGTCGAATTCGACCTTCGCAAGGCGATCGAGCGGAACGAGTTCGTGCTCTTCTACCAGCCCGAGATCAACCTCGCCACGGGCGAGCTCGTGGGCGCCGAGGCGCTGCTCCGCTGGAGGCATCCCGAGCGAGGCCTCGTCCCCCCCATGTCGTTCATCCCGCTGGCCGAGGAGACGGGGCTCATCGTCCCGATCAGCGAATGGGTCCTGCACGAGGCCGCGCGCCGCAACAAGGCGTGGCAGGATGCCGGGTTCCCGCCGATCCGCGTCGCGGTCAACATCTCCGCCCGCTCGTTCGAACGGCCCGACTTCGTCGACACCGTCACGGCGGCCTTGTCGGAATCGGGCCTCCCCCACCAGTATTTCGAGGCCGAGGTCACCGAGTCGATGGCGATGAAGGATTTCGACACGACCATCGCGATCCTGGGCCGCCTCCACGCGCTGGGGGTCCCCATCGCGATCGACGACTTCGGCACGGGGCATTCCTCGCTGGCCTACCTAAAGAAATTTCCGGCCCACATGCTCAAGGTCGACCGGTCGTTCGTGAAAGACATGACCCCCGACTCCGACGATGCGGCGATCGCCCAGGCGATCATCGCCATGGCGCATTCTCTCAAGATGTGCGCCATCGCCGAGGGCGTCGAGACCCTCGAGCAGCTCGAGCTTCTGCGCGGATTCGGGTGCGACGAGATCCAGGGATTCTTCTTCAGCAAGCCGTTGCCCGAGGACGAGTTCGAGCGGTTCATGGTCGAGCAGCCGCAGCACAGGAAGTTCGACTTCTCCCGCCCGGCCTGA
- a CDS encoding sensor histidine kinase has protein sequence MSLPGKEIDDHDRTLFEDSPISLWEVDFSAARARLVALEMKHGDLGRYLRENPDEVRSCLALKKIVDVNQRTLQLYRAESKAQLLAGLDTISVPGPGPDELLRSVLSIAAGDPAFETETVHHTLEGKPIDILLRWRVAKGHASSYDRVMVSIIDLTERRQAEEALKRSREELRNLAAYQESAREEERTRISREIHDLLGQDLTALKLDLAWMRNRIPAGNDALLRKIESMSTLLDSTANTVRRISKSLRPAMLDDLGLVEAVALYIREFEERTGIACKVTLPDHDMPANREMATAFFRILQEALTNVVRHAEASQVSLLLDCDGKHGTLRIVDDGKGVREAQLRSAKSFGLMGIRERVAALGGTVSIIGEAGKGTTIEVKVPCIRGENCRC, from the coding sequence ATGAGTTTGCCGGGCAAAGAAATCGACGATCACGATCGAACGCTTTTCGAGGATTCACCCATCTCGCTTTGGGAAGTGGACTTCTCGGCCGCGCGTGCGCGGCTTGTCGCGCTCGAGATGAAGCATGGCGACCTCGGAAGATATCTTCGCGAGAACCCGGACGAGGTTCGCAGTTGCCTGGCGCTCAAGAAGATCGTCGACGTCAACCAACGGACGCTTCAGCTCTACCGGGCCGAATCGAAGGCACAGCTGCTCGCCGGTCTCGACACGATTTCCGTTCCCGGGCCGGGGCCCGATGAACTCTTGAGGTCGGTCCTGTCCATCGCTGCGGGCGACCCTGCTTTCGAGACCGAGACGGTCCACCACACGCTCGAAGGCAAGCCGATCGACATCCTCCTGCGCTGGCGTGTCGCGAAAGGGCATGCGTCGAGTTACGACCGGGTAATGGTCTCGATCATCGATCTTACGGAGCGCAGGCAGGCCGAGGAGGCGCTGAAACGCTCCCGCGAGGAATTGCGGAACCTGGCCGCCTACCAGGAATCCGCGCGGGAAGAGGAACGGACCCGGATCTCCCGCGAGATCCACGACCTGCTCGGGCAGGACCTCACCGCGCTCAAGCTCGATCTCGCCTGGATGCGGAACCGGATCCCGGCCGGCAACGATGCGCTGCTCCGGAAGATCGAATCGATGTCGACGCTGCTCGATTCGACGGCAAATACCGTCCGCCGGATCTCGAAGTCGCTGCGTCCCGCGATGCTCGACGACCTGGGGCTGGTCGAGGCGGTGGCGCTCTACATCCGCGAATTCGAAGAACGCACCGGCATCGCCTGCAAGGTGACGCTGCCCGACCACGACATGCCTGCGAACCGCGAGATGGCAACCGCCTTCTTCCGGATACTTCAGGAGGCGCTGACCAACGTCGTCCGCCACGCCGAGGCTTCCCAGGTCTCGCTGCTCCTTGATTGCGACGGGAAGCACGGCACGTTGCGCATTGTCGACGACGGCAAGGGGGTCCGCGAAGCGCAGCTCCGGAGCGCGAAATCGTTCGGTCTCATGGGCATCCGCGAACGCGTCGCGGCGCTGGGCGGCACCGTCTCCATCATCGGCGAGGCGGGAAAAGGAACGACGATCGAGGTCAAGGTGCCATGCATCCGGGGGGAGAATTGCCGATGCTGA